The following are encoded in a window of Persephonella sp. genomic DNA:
- a CDS encoding FIST N-terminal domain-containing protein, which translates to MLVNNFQYSQIEECLNKIKGIKESFHPDFFIIYMPYKYFEKQYFDLINEAIYPVDNVLISSVATLKDEEIIYNSIGGVAVRFEKNGSITIKSKNAITEDIKGSTSFLKNSLIHEKEGTNFIFSTSSNLSVHRILNKILDRLKNVRLYGGIASSDAEDFRTYISYNGNLIKDGFVVLNLHRIYSFNTISMGFIPIGTTYTITKAKDNKIYSLDDMPVSYFLNNILNNTGVNIEDLDPVITSQIMWEFPFLFIDEEGHISHMLVPMMYDSKDGGYAFYGEVLQGSKVKLSTGDSEDILNDVKLRVGEFKNICQKRGYPDLVFNITCTARNFVLLSDKKEKEEQRIYHQHLKKPPITGFLTFGEIGPDRMGKPGKFYNETSILIGLVEK; encoded by the coding sequence TAATAACTTTCAGTATTCTCAAATAGAGGAATGTTTAAACAAAATAAAAGGGATAAAAGAAAGTTTTCATCCTGATTTTTTTATTATCTACATGCCCTACAAATATTTTGAAAAACAGTATTTTGATTTAATAAATGAAGCTATTTATCCTGTAGATAATGTGCTAATATCCAGTGTAGCAACATTAAAAGATGAAGAAATAATTTATAACTCAATAGGTGGTGTAGCCGTAAGGTTTGAGAAAAATGGAAGTATAACGATAAAAAGTAAAAACGCTATAACCGAAGATATCAAAGGATCCACCTCTTTTCTAAAAAACTCTCTGATACATGAAAAGGAAGGAACAAATTTCATTTTTTCCACATCTTCTAATCTTTCTGTTCACAGGATTTTAAATAAAATTTTGGACAGATTAAAGAATGTCAGGCTGTATGGAGGAATAGCTTCCTCCGATGCAGAAGATTTCAGAACTTATATCTCATATAACGGAAATTTAATAAAGGACGGATTTGTTGTGCTTAACCTTCACAGGATTTATTCATTTAACACCATATCTATGGGATTTATTCCAATAGGAACAACTTACACTATAACAAAAGCAAAAGATAACAAAATATACTCCCTTGACGATATGCCTGTGTCTTACTTTTTAAACAACATCTTGAACAATACAGGTGTGAATATAGAAGATCTTGATCCTGTGATTACATCACAGATTATGTGGGAGTTTCCTTTTCTTTTTATAGATGAAGAAGGACATATCAGTCATATGCTTGTTCCAATGATGTATGACAGTAAAGATGGAGGATATGCATTTTATGGTGAAGTGCTACAGGGATCAAAAGTCAAACTATCAACAGGTGATAGTGAAGATATTCTAAATGACGTTAAGCTGAGAGTCGGAGAGTTTAAAAACATATGCCAAAAAAGAGGTTATCCAGACCTTGTATTTAACATAACATGCACAGCAAGAAACTTTGTCCTATTAAGTGATAAGAAAGAAAAAGAAGAGCAAAGAATTTATCATCAACATTTAAAAAAACCTCCTATAACAGGTTTTTTGACTTTTGGTGAGATAGGACCTGACAGAATGGGGAAACCAGGAAAGTTTTATAACGAAACCTCTATTCTGATTGGGCTGGTGGAAAAATGA